From one Dehalobacter sp. 12DCB1 genomic stretch:
- a CDS encoding Crp/Fnr family transcriptional regulator — protein MERVISNHYSILPGNFYPILKLCNYTHLGVIRNYRKGDTIVLPGEIINKVVFVLSGKLGISFMNDDGRQKFMFYADPFTFADRLFAIEECFVHVVSEERSTVCFFDKEQLLSIFQQDEEVLIEFITCYASKCTYFMRESKEMAIYKPSVRVLRLLYELCRQKGKEVDQVDHVYEIDERVSQKAISEITGVHFVTICKLFRYLKKENILKKNSGKIIIYDLPRLQNLIEEWMKT, from the coding sequence ATGGAAAGGGTAATAAGCAATCACTATAGTATTCTGCCAGGTAATTTTTATCCGATTTTGAAACTATGTAATTATACGCATTTGGGGGTCATACGTAATTATCGCAAAGGAGATACGATTGTTTTGCCTGGAGAGATCATTAATAAAGTTGTCTTTGTGCTTTCGGGAAAATTGGGTATTAGCTTTATGAATGATGATGGAAGGCAAAAGTTTATGTTTTACGCTGACCCTTTTACTTTTGCGGACCGATTATTTGCCATTGAGGAATGTTTTGTTCATGTTGTTTCAGAGGAAAGGAGTACGGTTTGCTTCTTCGATAAAGAACAACTTCTTAGTATATTTCAACAGGATGAAGAAGTTCTTATTGAATTTATTACATGTTATGCATCCAAATGCACTTATTTTATGCGTGAATCTAAAGAAATGGCAATTTATAAACCATCAGTCCGGGTCTTAAGGTTGCTTTATGAACTCTGCCGTCAGAAGGGAAAAGAAGTTGACCAGGTTGACCATGTTTATGAGATTGATGAAAGAGTATCGCAGAAGGCAATATCTGAAATAACCGGTGTTCATTTTGTGACTATCTGTAAATTATTTCGCTATCTGAAAAAAGAGAATATTCTGAAGAAGAATTCAGGCAAGATCATCATTTATGATTTGCCACGGTTACAAAATTTGATTGAAGAGTGGATGAAAACCTAA
- a CDS encoding Crp/Fnr family transcriptional regulator, translating into MNEIIKDYCIIPDNFYPVKGLQKYVHMGVLRKYQKGEFIIPAGEKIDRVIYVVSGKVSLNFFEDKKQKIMFYACRHGVVDNLFSYQVILGNIVAEENSTVCFFSKEQLYEIFRKDDETHDEFITNLTCKCSFFMYVAKEMDFYSPSARVLRLINELCLSKGKLVNDVYKIDIKLTQKMISEITGVHSVTVCKILGWLKKEKIMRKTSDKIIIYDLQRLKDAIDMNLKYYM; encoded by the coding sequence ATGAATGAGATTATCAAAGATTACTGCATAATCCCAGATAATTTTTATCCTGTCAAAGGTCTTCAAAAATATGTCCATATGGGCGTACTACGTAAATATCAAAAAGGAGAGTTTATTATCCCGGCTGGAGAAAAAATTGACAGAGTCATTTATGTGGTTTCAGGAAAGGTAAGTTTAAACTTTTTTGAAGATAAAAAACAAAAAATAATGTTTTATGCTTGCCGTCATGGTGTCGTTGATAATTTGTTTTCGTATCAAGTAATTCTTGGGAACATTGTCGCAGAAGAAAACAGTACGGTTTGTTTTTTCTCAAAAGAACAACTATATGAAATATTTAGAAAAGATGATGAAACACATGACGAATTTATTACAAATCTTACGTGCAAATGTAGTTTCTTTATGTATGTTGCCAAGGAGATGGACTTTTATAGTCCATCTGCCAGGGTTTTGAGACTAATCAATGAACTTTGCTTAAGCAAAGGAAAGTTAGTTAATGATGTCTATAAAATAGATATTAAGTTAACACAGAAGATGATTTCAGAAATAACAGGTGTTCATTCGGTGACAGTCTGTAAAATTCTTGGATGGCTGAAGAAAGAGAAAATTATGCGGAAGACTTCGGATAAAATCATTATCTATGACTTGCAAAGGCTTAAAGATGCCATTGACATGAATCTGAAATATTATATGTAA
- a CDS encoding reductive dehalogenase — protein MSINSGNKEKGLRQEASVSRRGFLKTGVAAAALGVMGAIAAPSKMANAASASLSYQPAKGQWSKLRPVNNYGGASVRYAEINDQWLGTSKLVGPVIQTNEKDAGFALAFRGLLGDKAKYGLISQGKRYPMAASFQVPMSPLASAAMVSGKPNPNKFEIPDPEQMSQHIKDFGYYLRCDEVGIGVMPHYAYYKGTQAPPLGAYVTGAVPSQAPMTDVPIKDKLPYVICLAVEQHLETSMASTGYDGIAVVQSMRSYHAAANAAVIMANYIRSLGYNARAQHYVNYEVVITPCLIAAGMGELTRTGDSAAHPRIGFRHKSSAVTTDLPLVADKPIDFGMLDFCRVCKKCADNCPAQAITFDDDPIPHNGYLRWNSDSKKCAVFRCANDEGVNCGRCIKVCPWNSKEDSWFHEAGLWIGSKGETASTFLKTIDDMFGYGTEDLTQYQWWLEWPENYKFQIPVK, from the coding sequence ATGTCCATAAATTCAGGTAATAAAGAAAAAGGACTCCGTCAGGAGGCTTCAGTGAGCCGCCGCGGTTTTCTGAAAACCGGGGTAGCCGCAGCTGCGCTGGGCGTGATGGGTGCGATTGCAGCGCCATCCAAGATGGCCAACGCAGCATCAGCAAGTTTAAGCTATCAACCCGCCAAAGGACAATGGTCGAAATTGCGTCCTGTTAACAACTATGGCGGTGCTTCTGTACGTTATGCTGAAATTAACGATCAATGGTTAGGTACATCCAAACTTGTTGGGCCAGTAATTCAAACAAACGAGAAAGACGCTGGATTTGCTTTAGCTTTCAGAGGATTATTAGGCGATAAAGCAAAGTACGGATTAATTTCACAAGGCAAAAGATATCCTATGGCGGCTTCTTTTCAAGTACCGATGTCACCACTTGCTTCAGCGGCAATGGTCAGTGGCAAGCCAAATCCAAACAAATTCGAGATTCCGGACCCGGAACAGATGTCCCAACATATTAAAGATTTCGGGTATTATCTTCGATGCGACGAGGTGGGTATCGGCGTTATGCCTCATTACGCTTATTATAAAGGTACCCAAGCCCCACCTTTAGGTGCTTATGTTACCGGCGCTGTCCCATCTCAGGCGCCAATGACTGATGTTCCTATCAAAGATAAATTACCTTACGTTATTTGTTTGGCAGTAGAGCAGCATTTGGAAACGAGTATGGCATCTACAGGGTATGACGGTATTGCAGTTGTCCAATCCATGCGGTCCTACCATGCTGCTGCCAATGCGGCGGTCATCATGGCAAATTATATTCGTAGCCTGGGTTATAATGCCAGGGCACAGCATTATGTAAATTACGAGGTTGTTATAACGCCTTGTCTAATCGCTGCCGGAATGGGCGAACTTACCCGAACAGGTGACTCTGCGGCCCATCCCCGTATTGGTTTCCGCCATAAATCTTCGGCAGTTACGACAGATTTGCCTTTGGTAGCAGATAAACCAATTGATTTTGGCATGCTGGATTTCTGCAGAGTATGTAAAAAGTGTGCGGATAACTGTCCTGCCCAAGCGATTACCTTTGATGATGATCCTATACCGCATAATGGTTACCTCCGTTGGAATAGCGATTCTAAGAAGTGTGCGGTATTCCGCTGTGCTAACGATGAGGGTGTTAACTGCGGAAGATGTATCAAAGTATGTCCCTGGAATTCCAAGGAAGACTCCTGGTTCCATGAGGCCGGACTGTGGATTGGCAGTAAAGGCGAGACAGCTTCAACATTTCTTAAAACAATTGACGATATGTTTGGCTACGGAACCGAAGATCTTACCCAATATCAATGGTGGCTGGAGTGGCCGGAAAATTATAAATTTCAGATACCAGTTAAGTGA
- a CDS encoding reductive dehalogenase, whose protein sequence is MSDSESKKLPGQVNRRGFLKTGVAAAAMGVMGAIAAPSKIANATVSTLNYTPAKGKWSKLRPVNNYGGASVSFVEHNDQWLGTSKIVGTIQRSSEYDSGFTLALRGLLGEKARWGFLTQTKRYPLTDGIGWAIGPISLDEICIGVPNAEKLPIPDPEQMSQHIKDVAYYLRADEVGIGNMPSYAYYGFKQVPPQGLFPAGIVPPDTPIHQIPNTEPDLPYVITFAVEQHLETYLASTGYDGISVSQSFRCYHAVANIAVIMARYIRTLGYNARAHHFGNYDLAVPPALIASGMGELSRTGDCVAHPRMGFRNKCGAVTTDLPLLPDKPIDFGLLDFCRVCKKCAETCPSQAISYDKDPVEQNGYMRWNSDMKKCAQFRAGNDEGVNCGRCVKVCPWNSKEDSWFHEAGLWIGSKGEAASSLLKSIDDMFGYGTEEITQYKWWLEWPELYKINIPS, encoded by the coding sequence ATGTCGGATTCCGAAAGCAAAAAGCTGCCTGGGCAGGTAAACCGCCGCGGCTTTTTGAAAACCGGTGTGGCTGCCGCAGCCATGGGCGTAATGGGAGCGATTGCAGCTCCATCGAAGATAGCAAATGCGACTGTAAGTACCCTAAACTATACGCCAGCAAAGGGAAAATGGTCAAAACTTCGTCCTGTAAATAATTATGGCGGTGCTTCAGTAAGTTTTGTCGAGCATAACGACCAGTGGTTGGGAACAAGTAAGATTGTGGGAACTATTCAAAGGTCAAGTGAATATGACTCGGGTTTCACTTTGGCTCTCAGAGGATTATTAGGTGAGAAGGCAAGATGGGGATTTTTAACCCAAACCAAGAGATATCCCTTAACAGATGGCATAGGCTGGGCCATAGGGCCAATCAGCCTGGATGAGATTTGTATTGGGGTCCCGAATGCCGAGAAACTTCCGATTCCCGATCCGGAGCAAATGTCCCAACATATCAAAGACGTTGCGTATTATCTCAGGGCAGATGAAGTTGGTATCGGCAATATGCCGTCGTATGCTTATTACGGCTTTAAGCAGGTTCCGCCGCAGGGACTCTTTCCTGCAGGCATCGTTCCGCCGGATACGCCGATCCATCAGATCCCGAACACAGAGCCGGATTTGCCTTATGTTATTACGTTTGCAGTGGAACAACATTTGGAAACCTATCTGGCATCGACCGGTTATGATGGGATTTCCGTATCCCAGTCATTCCGGTGTTATCACGCCGTAGCGAATATTGCGGTTATTATGGCCCGATATATTCGGACTTTAGGTTACAATGCCAGGGCGCATCACTTTGGCAACTATGATCTCGCCGTTCCGCCGGCTCTTATCGCTTCCGGAATGGGTGAGCTCAGCCGTACGGGAGACTGCGTTGCTCATCCCAGAATGGGATTCCGTAACAAATGCGGTGCAGTCACCACAGATCTTCCGCTCTTGCCCGATAAACCTATTGATTTCGGACTATTGGATTTCTGCCGGGTTTGCAAAAAATGTGCAGAAACCTGTCCAAGCCAAGCTATCAGTTACGATAAAGATCCTGTGGAACAAAACGGTTACATGCGTTGGAACAGCGATATGAAGAAATGCGCTCAATTCCGGGCCGGCAATGACGAAGGTGTCAACTGCGGCAGATGTGTAAAAGTCTGTCCGTGGAATTCTAAAGAAGACTCTTGGTTCCATGAAGCAGGCTTGTGGATTGGCAGCAAGGGTGAGGCCGCTTCGTCACTGTTAAAAAGCATTGATGATATGTTCGGTTACGGTACTGAAGAGATTACCCAGTATAAATGGTGGCTGGAATGGCCTGAACTTTATAAAATCAATATTCCCAGTTAA
- a CDS encoding reductive dehalogenase, whose translation MSEIPEKNNKKPNQQTRLSRRGFLKASAGAAATALGVVGAITSSPGVANAVIDLGYRNSLYKQMDYTPIKGQWSKLKPKMDYGGASVRFVEHNDQWLGTSQIIGKVERTNESDGGFPYAIRGLLGTKSQYGFVSQAIRYPLGDALMLPTQEISKPNIVGGTPKPEKLPIPDPEQMSMHIKDLAYYLRADEVGIGKMPSYGYYKAVMDPPEGAYAAGIVTLETPYVDVPVTESMPYVICVAVEQHWETYAASTGYDGISLEQSFRSYHATANISVVMAQYIRNLGYHARAHHFGNYEAVMGPLLIAAGMGELTRTGDCVAHPRMGFRNKVAAVTTDLPLLPDKPIDFGMLDFCRVCKKCAETCPNQAITYDVDPVEFNGYMRWNTDAYKCAAFRTGNEEGVNCGRCVKTCPWNSKEKSWFHDLGIWIGSKGETASSLLKNIDDMFGYGTEEITRYKWWLEWPEMYKIRIPADKQ comes from the coding sequence ATGTCAGAGATTCCGGAAAAAAATAATAAAAAACCCAATCAGCAAACACGCTTAAGCCGACGGGGTTTTTTAAAGGCAAGTGCAGGGGCCGCTGCAACGGCCCTTGGCGTGGTGGGAGCAATTACAAGCTCGCCCGGAGTGGCAAACGCTGTAATTGATCTCGGGTATAGAAACTCATTATATAAACAAATGGATTATACACCAATAAAGGGCCAATGGTCAAAATTAAAGCCGAAAATGGATTACGGCGGTGCCTCAGTTCGTTTTGTAGAACATAATGATCAATGGCTTGGAACATCTCAGATTATTGGAAAAGTAGAAAGAACGAATGAATCTGACGGTGGATTTCCATATGCAATTCGAGGATTGCTGGGAACGAAGTCCCAATATGGATTTGTTTCGCAGGCGATAAGATATCCTCTCGGGGATGCCTTGATGCTTCCAACGCAGGAAATAAGCAAACCAAATATTGTAGGTGGTACTCCGAAACCGGAAAAACTTCCGATTCCTGATCCGGAACAAATGTCTATGCATATCAAAGATCTTGCATATTATTTGAGAGCAGATGAAGTAGGGATCGGGAAAATGCCATCCTATGGCTACTACAAAGCTGTTATGGATCCGCCTGAAGGAGCCTATGCTGCCGGCATTGTTACCCTTGAAACCCCTTATGTAGATGTACCTGTTACGGAGTCAATGCCTTACGTTATTTGTGTTGCTGTAGAACAGCATTGGGAGACTTATGCGGCTTCAACGGGGTATGACGGAATTTCCCTTGAGCAGTCATTCCGCAGTTATCACGCTACAGCCAATATTTCTGTCGTCATGGCACAATACATTCGTAACTTAGGCTATCATGCCAGGGCTCATCATTTTGGAAATTATGAAGCAGTTATGGGGCCTTTATTAATTGCGGCGGGTATGGGAGAGCTTACCCGTACAGGGGACTGTGTAGCGCATCCAAGAATGGGTTTCAGAAATAAAGTAGCGGCAGTTACGACAGATCTACCTTTGTTACCAGATAAACCCATTGACTTTGGCATGTTGGATTTCTGCAGGGTATGTAAAAAATGTGCCGAAACCTGCCCAAACCAAGCGATAACCTATGATGTGGATCCTGTTGAATTTAACGGCTATATGCGCTGGAATACCGATGCATATAAATGTGCAGCATTTAGAACCGGTAATGAGGAAGGCGTTAACTGCGGCAGATGTGTAAAAACCTGTCCGTGGAATTCTAAGGAAAAATCCTGGTTCCATGATCTCGGAATATGGATCGGCAGCAAGGGAGAGACAGCTTCATCATTGCTTAAAAATATTGATGACATGTTTGGTTATGGAACGGAAGAAATCACCCGATATAAGTGGTGGCTGGAATGGCCGGAAATGTATAAGATCAGAATACCGGCAGATAAACAATAG
- a CDS encoding dehalogenase, with translation MSTFLIFLAGVLFLAGILFIKPRAAKNKIWQTVLVWALFVVWYFITWIGISFVYINASVGHVKATSTAIFLFGGISVVLAIILARILGFITMKKKVDHTTQA, from the coding sequence ATGAGTACTTTTTTGATTTTCTTAGCGGGTGTCCTTTTTTTAGCCGGTATCCTTTTTATCAAGCCGCGCGCTGCTAAAAATAAAATTTGGCAGACAGTGCTGGTATGGGCCCTATTTGTCGTTTGGTATTTCATCACATGGATTGGAATTTCGTTTGTTTACATTAATGCCAGCGTAGGGCACGTTAAAGCGACAAGCACCGCAATCTTCTTATTTGGAGGAATTTCCGTGGTGCTGGCTATCATCTTAGCGCGTATCTTGGGATTCATCACGATGAAGAAAAAAGTAGACCATACGACACAAGCTTAA
- a CDS encoding dehalogenase, which produces MSTFLIFLAGILFLAGGLFIKPRAKQDKTWKTVIIWILYIIFFAVACMGISFVYINASVGHVKATSTAIFLFGGISLILAVVLARVLGFIGAKKKVNNSLQA; this is translated from the coding sequence ATGAGTACATTCTTAATTTTTTTGGCGGGAATTCTTTTCTTAGCCGGTGGCCTTTTTATCAAACCTCGCGCGAAGCAGGATAAAACCTGGAAAACGGTAATTATTTGGATCTTATATATTATTTTCTTTGCTGTTGCTTGTATGGGGATTTCCTTTGTTTACATCAATGCCAGTGTCGGACATGTCAAAGCTACAAGTACAGCGATATTCCTGTTTGGGGGGATTTCGCTGATTCTGGCTGTCGTCTTAGCCCGTGTATTAGGATTTATCGGTGCAAAGAAAAAGGTCAATAATTCATTACAGGCTTAA
- a CDS encoding Crp/Fnr family transcriptional regulator — protein MKETLKEQLIPDSFHPIERLQNFVHMGVVRNYQKGETVVLPGETINRIIYVISGKLTVNFLNDDGRQKLMYKAGKYSIVDRLFPSENCFVHVISEEKSKICFFTKEQLFMILKQDDEMLNEFIVNYSSKCFHFMNGSKEMALYNPSVRVLRLLHELCLTEGKEVDDNVYEIDVKLSQRAISEITGVHFVTICRVFSWLKKENILQKTTSKIIINDLERLKEIINENSKN, from the coding sequence ATGAAGGAAACTCTGAAAGAGCAACTTATCCCAGATTCTTTTCATCCTATAGAAAGATTGCAGAATTTTGTCCATATGGGGGTAGTCCGTAATTATCAAAAAGGAGAAACCGTTGTATTGCCTGGAGAAACGATAAATAGAATAATATATGTGATTTCCGGCAAACTTACTGTAAATTTTCTTAATGATGACGGAAGGCAAAAATTAATGTACAAAGCCGGGAAATATTCTATCGTTGATCGGCTATTTCCGTCAGAAAATTGCTTTGTTCATGTTATTTCAGAAGAAAAAAGTAAAATTTGTTTTTTTACCAAAGAGCAGCTTTTTATGATCCTTAAACAGGATGATGAAATGCTTAATGAATTTATTGTGAACTATTCATCAAAATGTTTTCATTTTATGAATGGATCAAAGGAGATGGCCCTTTACAATCCATCCGTTCGCGTTTTGCGATTGCTTCATGAATTATGCCTTACTGAAGGTAAAGAAGTTGATGATAACGTCTATGAAATAGATGTCAAATTATCTCAAAGGGCTATTTCAGAAATAACGGGTGTTCATTTTGTTACGATTTGCAGAGTATTTAGTTGGCTGAAAAAAGAAAATATTTTGCAAAAGACAACAAGTAAAATTATTATTAATGATTTGGAGAGGCTTAAAGAAATAATCAATGAGAACAGTAAAAACTAA
- a CDS encoding dehalogenase, protein MSTLLIFLAGILFLAGILFVKPRAKQNKTWQTVAVWVTFIIWFFITCIGVSFVYINASVGHVKATSTAIFLFGGISVVLAIVLARVLGFIGMKKKVNESIKA, encoded by the coding sequence ATGAGCACTTTGTTAATTTTCCTGGCTGGTATTCTTTTTTTAGCGGGGATTCTTTTTGTTAAGCCCAGAGCTAAGCAAAATAAAACATGGCAAACCGTGGCTGTTTGGGTGACCTTTATTATTTGGTTTTTTATAACATGCATAGGGGTATCATTTGTTTACATTAACGCCAGCGTAGGACACGTCAAGGCCACAAGCACAGCTATCTTTCTATTTGGTGGGATCTCGGTAGTACTGGCCATCGTATTAGCCCGTGTTCTAGGATTTATTGGTATGAAAAAGAAGGTCAACGAGTCTATAAAGGCTTGA
- a CDS encoding reductive dehalogenase domain-containing protein: protein MERRDFFKLAGIAAVATGAASAGITGYLNGADPSTNTGWEKESVEPGELFDRTPFETDQLPFNKVGTPKRVEMYADTMLRRSTLSKAFDVPEGMKFDAYLKSVVDVNNLANTPLSILKDKDLAAFYQGVLDRDGWNYFAEDLRHILEVLPRSARINAETAFDMSIASAYFFSQSVHMGYHVSRVSSKDSDFQGVAKKRYEVKDPKEMSRLIKKIGTLFGSPIVRIVKINPEWSYERAPDSIRGYKRGEPIDIPEHWQYGIIMGQPLSWETIKGSPIYSHSLEGYGNSSIYAARMSEFVKRLGYPARENSPHARYEFIMPPHLVAAGVGEQGRNGLVITPEFGPDFRPNMVVTNLPLEPDKPIDIGVRNFCMNCKICAEQCPSGSISLDGPKEIGGRGYDGWQINAAQCHNFWLEVPINGCRVCLAVCPFAKKSNWLHTTARDIAIRDRTGLTAKGLTWMERAFYGENTPEHYHYKEGSRQYGLVGEKPWFFESKDFLKES, encoded by the coding sequence ATGGAAAGAAGAGATTTCTTTAAGCTCGCGGGGATAGCAGCGGTGGCGACAGGCGCGGCTTCTGCTGGGATTACCGGCTATCTGAACGGTGCTGATCCTTCTACCAACACTGGTTGGGAGAAGGAGAGCGTTGAACCAGGCGAACTTTTTGACCGCACCCCGTTTGAAACGGATCAACTCCCTTTCAATAAGGTAGGAACGCCAAAACGCGTAGAGATGTACGCAGATACGATGCTCCGCAGGTCAACCCTAAGCAAGGCTTTTGACGTACCGGAGGGAATGAAATTCGATGCTTATCTCAAGTCGGTGGTAGATGTAAACAATCTAGCGAATACGCCCTTAAGTATTCTAAAAGATAAGGATTTGGCTGCATTCTATCAGGGTGTCCTTGATCGGGACGGTTGGAACTATTTTGCGGAAGATCTAAGGCATATTCTGGAAGTCCTGCCTAGATCCGCCCGGATCAACGCTGAGACAGCCTTCGATATGTCCATAGCCAGCGCTTACTTTTTCTCACAGAGCGTTCATATGGGTTATCATGTTTCCAGGGTTTCTTCCAAGGATAGCGATTTTCAAGGCGTAGCCAAAAAAAGGTACGAGGTCAAAGATCCTAAAGAAATGAGCAGACTCATTAAAAAAATTGGAACCTTATTTGGCTCACCGATCGTGCGCATTGTCAAAATCAATCCTGAATGGAGCTATGAACGGGCCCCGGACAGTATCCGTGGTTATAAACGCGGAGAGCCCATCGATATCCCGGAGCATTGGCAATACGGGATTATTATGGGCCAACCTCTTTCGTGGGAGACGATTAAAGGATCTCCTATCTATTCCCATTCTTTAGAGGGTTATGGTAATTCAAGCATTTATGCTGCAAGAATGTCGGAGTTTGTGAAAAGGCTCGGTTATCCCGCCAGGGAAAACTCCCCTCACGCTCGGTATGAGTTCATTATGCCGCCGCATTTGGTGGCTGCCGGAGTAGGAGAGCAGGGACGAAATGGACTTGTCATAACACCGGAATTCGGGCCGGACTTCCGTCCAAATATGGTTGTAACTAACCTGCCTTTAGAGCCTGACAAACCGATCGACATCGGTGTGCGGAATTTCTGTATGAACTGTAAGATCTGTGCTGAGCAGTGCCCAAGCGGTTCTATTTCCCTCGACGGACCCAAGGAGATTGGTGGCCGTGGTTATGACGGATGGCAGATCAATGCAGCGCAATGCCATAATTTCTGGCTGGAAGTTCCCATCAATGGCTGCCGTGTCTGTCTTGCAGTATGTCCATTTGCTAAAAAATCCAACTGGCTGCATACTACTGCCAGAGATATTGCGATACGCGACCGCACCGGTTTAACAGCCAAGGGCCTTACCTGGATGGAGAGGGCTTTCTATGGGGAGAATACGCCAGAACATTATCATTATAAGGAAGGCTCACGTCAATATGGCCTCGTCGGTGAGAAACCGTGGTTCTTTGAATCTAAAGATTTCTTAAAAGAAAGTTAG
- a CDS encoding 4Fe-4S binding protein, translating to MQRKWIITGVAIIFLIGGYIYGISQQKMDEKVIAGLYKQLTPEAARFEPMTDSSAQAFDVTGKLIAYVGLSSHNGYGGPMLVGTIVDPSGKLREPVILRNNETPSFLMRLAAGGYYKQYKDLPANSILMLNQDLDAITGATLASRAVSDSVRESAHSIARVAFHQNPEQPVAQWQFGMKEMMAILLFAMSFVIYKVKKLQKYRLIFLGASTIILGFWLNRSLSVAQFSSLFLGYLPSPKTNLLFYIVLAGVIAPILFSGKNLYCLYVCPFCGLQEAAHKISGKNIPLRKARIWLARLRNLLLFAVLMGAVITAKVNAITYEPFGVAFGLDLKAQNYLWYILFAALISAFLFRKLWCVGFCPAGAFLDILEDLVKAIRKRCSNFKEKDIFDKQEKSALIK from the coding sequence ATGCAAAGAAAGTGGATCATTACAGGTGTGGCTATTATCTTTTTGATTGGGGGCTATATCTATGGAATCAGCCAACAAAAAATGGATGAGAAAGTGATAGCCGGCTTGTACAAACAATTAACTCCGGAAGCAGCAAGGTTTGAGCCGATGACCGACAGTTCGGCCCAGGCATTCGATGTAACCGGTAAGCTCATCGCTTATGTCGGTCTCAGTTCCCATAATGGCTATGGCGGTCCGATGTTGGTTGGCACCATCGTTGATCCTTCGGGTAAATTGAGGGAACCGGTGATTTTAAGGAACAATGAGACCCCCTCCTTCTTGATGCGTCTGGCTGCTGGCGGGTACTATAAACAATATAAGGATTTACCCGCCAACAGCATCCTGATGTTAAATCAGGACTTAGATGCCATTACCGGCGCGACTTTGGCCAGCCGTGCTGTGAGCGACAGCGTAAGAGAGAGTGCGCACAGTATAGCCCGCGTAGCGTTTCATCAGAATCCGGAACAGCCTGTAGCTCAGTGGCAATTTGGTATGAAAGAAATGATGGCTATCTTGCTGTTTGCTATGAGTTTTGTTATTTACAAAGTCAAAAAACTTCAGAAGTATCGTTTGATATTCTTAGGAGCCAGTACTATTATTCTCGGATTTTGGCTGAACAGATCGCTGTCTGTTGCCCAGTTCTCTTCGTTGTTTTTAGGATATTTGCCTTCACCCAAAACGAATTTGCTATTTTATATCGTTCTGGCAGGCGTTATCGCACCCATTCTTTTTTCCGGCAAAAATTTATATTGCCTCTATGTTTGTCCATTTTGCGGGCTACAAGAAGCGGCTCACAAAATAAGCGGTAAAAACATACCGCTCCGAAAAGCGCGAATATGGCTCGCCAGGTTACGCAATCTGTTATTATTTGCGGTCCTGATGGGAGCGGTGATAACCGCCAAGGTCAACGCAATAACTTATGAGCCGTTTGGGGTCGCCTTTGGACTGGATTTAAAAGCGCAAAATTATTTGTGGTATATTTTGTTTGCTGCGCTTATATCTGCTTTTTTGTTCCGAAAATTGTGGTGCGTGGGATTCTGTCCGGCCGGTGCTTTTTTGGATATACTCGAGGACCTGGTCAAAGCTATTCGAAAGAGATGCTCTAATTTTAAAGAAAAGGATATATTTGACAAGCAGGAGAAGTCTGCTCTGATAAAGTGA